The Haloplanus sp. GDY1 genomic sequence TTCGATGCCCAGCGAGAAGAGGATGGGGAAGACCACCAGCCCCGCCAGCAGGCCGACGAACGTGTTGAGGACGACGATGGTCGCGCCGTCGGTCGGCAGGGAGTCGTCGCGGCCGAGGTAGGAGGCGTAGGTGATCATCGCGCCCATCCCGAGCGAGAGGGTGAAGAAGGCCTGTCCGACCGCGGCGGGGAGGATGGTCCCGAAGTTGGCGAGCAAGGCGTCGAGATCCGGGGAGAGGTAGTAGGCGTAGCCCGCGGCGCCCCCCTCCAGCGTGCCGGCCCAGACGGCCAGGCCGCCCAGCAGGAGGACGATGCTCGGCACCATCAGCTTCGTCGACCGCTCGATGCCGTCCGTGACGCCGAAGGCGACGACGCCGACGGTCAGCGCCATGAACAGGGCGTGGAACCCGACCGCCTCGGGGCCGGCGGCGATGGCGCCGAAGTAGGCCTCGGATCCGGAGAAGTAGGCCCCCGTGGCGCTGCCGACGACGTACCGGATGACCCAGCCGCCGACGACGCTGTAAAAGGAGAGGATCCAGAACGCCGAGACGGTGCCGAGGAGGCCGACCACCTTCCAGTTGCGGTGGCCGAGGCGAGCGAAGGCGTCTATCGGGTTGCGCTCGGCGCGCCGGCCGACGACGAACTCCGCCAGCATGGCGGGAAAGCCGATCAGGAAGACGGCTGCGAGGTAGACGACGATGAAGGCGGCGCCCCCGTTCGCCCCCGTCTGGAACGGGAACTGCCAGACGTTACCCAGTCCGACGGCGCTCCCGACGGCAGCGAGGATGAACCCCACTCTCGTCGCCCACGTCTCTCGTTGTGACATGGCCGGCGGCTTCCCACAGGACGAAAAAAAGGCTCACGATCCGCTCTCGATCCTGTCAGCGGTCGTATCGGATCGCCTCCCGGTCAGGCCTCGCCGTAGACGGGCACCGCCGCGCCGCTCGTCGCCGCCGTGGCCTCCGAGGAGAGCGCCAGCACCGTCCGCGCGATGGTCGCGGGGTCGACCCACGCGTCGTGGTCGGCGTCGGGCATCATCTCGCGGTTCGCGGGCGTGTCGATGACGCTCGGCATGACGGCGTTCGCCCGCACCACCCCCTCGTTCTCCTCGGCGACCGTCTCGGTGAGGAGGCGTACCCCCGCCTTCGACGCGCGGTAGGGACCGTCGCCCTCGCCGCCCGAGAGCGAGGAGCGGGCCGAGACGCTGACGACGGTGCCCTCGGCCTCCTGCAGGTGCGGCAGCGCGTGTTTCGACGCCAGAAACATCGTCTTCAGGTTCACGTCGAACAGGAAGTCGAACGTCTCGGCGTCCGTCTCGTGGATCGGCGTCCCGCCGCGCCAGGTCCCCGCGACGTTACAGAGGTGGTCGAGTCCGCCGTGGTCGTCGACGACGGCCTCGATCACCCGTTCCACGTCGTCCTCGTCGGTGAAGTCCCCCCGGTAGTAGTCGAGAACCGCGGGGTCGACGAGGGCGTCCTCGTCCTCGGGGTCGAGTACGTCCGCGCCACAGACCGTCGCGCCGGCGTCGTCGAAGGCCCTCGCGATTGCGCTCCCGAGGGCGCCACACGCCCCCGTCACCAGCACGACGCGGTCACCGAAGTCGAAGGATACGGACATGCCGCGTCGTTCGGTACCGAGACGCAAAAGTTCGCCGCCCCTCAGGGCGTCACGACCAGCTTGCCGAGGAAGCTGTCTTCCATCACGTCGCGGTGGGCGTCGGCCACCGCCGACAGCGAGTAGGTGCGGTCGACGACGATCTCGAGGTCGCCCTCCCCGAGCAGGGTCGCGATCCGACCGAGCGGCTCGCTCAGGGCCGGCGTGTTGAACATGCTCATGAACTGGTAGGTGAGGTCCTTCCCGCGGGCGACGCCGTCGTTCGTGAAGCCGACCGCGGGGTCGTTCTCGCCGATGCCGACGATCCGAGCGTCGTGGGCGGCCACGTCGGCGTCGAACTGCAGGTAGTCGTCGAGGCGGTGGTCGAGGATCACGTCCGGCCCGCCGCCGCTCGCGTCCCCGACGGCCTCGCGCAGGTCGTCCCGCGCGTAATCGAGGACGGCGTCGGCGCCGAGCGATTCGAGGCGGTCGTGGTACGCGGGCGCCGCGGTGGTGACGACCCGCGCGCCGGCCGCGGCGGCCACCTGGACGGCCGCGTGGCCGACGCCCCCGCTACCGCCGTGGATCAGCGCCGTCTCGGCGGGTTCGAGGCCCGCGTGATCGATCAGCGCGCGCCACGCCGTCACCGCGGCGACGCCCGCGCCCCCCGCGGCCGTCGGGTCGACGCCAGCGGGGAGGAGGGCGAACCGGTCGCTCGGGACCGCGACGTACTCCGCACAGGCGCCGTAGTGGTCCTTGCTCAGGCCGGTGGCGACGACGGCGTCGTCGACGCTCACGCCCTCGACGCCCTCGCCCACCGCCACGACGTCGCCCGCGGCGTCGACGCCGGGAACCATCGGCAGGGTGAACGGCTCGTACGCTCCCTCGCGGAAGTAGGTGTCGACGGGGTTGATCCCCGCCGCCGCCACCTCGATCAGGACCTCCCCCGCCCCCGGTTCGGGCCGGTCGACGTCGTCGACTCGCAGTACCTCGGGACCGCCGTGTTCGTGGTATCGAACCGCGCGCATGGCGACGACTACGCGGAGCGGCCGAATAAAGGTGGGCGACCTACCTGACCGCCTCCAGCACCCAGTCGTCCGGCGTCGCCCGCCGGACTTCGATCTCGAACGCCTCGGGTGGCTCCCCCGCGAGTCGGCTCAGGAAGCCGCCGACCGGCGTCGGGTCGCGGTCGCTGACGAGGACGAACCGCT encodes the following:
- a CDS encoding SDR family NAD(P)-dependent oxidoreductase, translating into MSVSFDFGDRVVLVTGACGALGSAIARAFDDAGATVCGADVLDPEDEDALVDPAVLDYYRGDFTDEDDVERVIEAVVDDHGGLDHLCNVAGTWRGGTPIHETDAETFDFLFDVNLKTMFLASKHALPHLQEAEGTVVSVSARSSLSGGEGDGPYRASKAGVRLLTETVAEENEGVVRANAVMPSVIDTPANREMMPDADHDAWVDPATIARTVLALSSEATAATSGAAVPVYGEA
- a CDS encoding NADPH:quinone reductase, with the translated sequence MRAVRYHEHGGPEVLRVDDVDRPEPGAGEVLIEVAAAGINPVDTYFREGAYEPFTLPMVPGVDAAGDVVAVGEGVEGVSVDDAVVATGLSKDHYGACAEYVAVPSDRFALLPAGVDPTAAGGAGVAAVTAWRALIDHAGLEPAETALIHGGSGGVGHAAVQVAAAAGARVVTTAAPAYHDRLESLGADAVLDYARDDLREAVGDASGGGPDVILDHRLDDYLQFDADVAAHDARIVGIGENDPAVGFTNDGVARGKDLTYQFMSMFNTPALSEPLGRIATLLGEGDLEIVVDRTYSLSAVADAHRDVMEDSFLGKLVVTP
- a CDS encoding sodium-dependent transporter, with the protein product MSQRETWATRVGFILAAVGSAVGLGNVWQFPFQTGANGGAAFIVVYLAAVFLIGFPAMLAEFVVGRRAERNPIDAFARLGHRNWKVVGLLGTVSAFWILSFYSVVGGWVIRYVVGSATGAYFSGSEAYFGAIAAGPEAVGFHALFMALTVGVVAFGVTDGIERSTKLMVPSIVLLLGGLAVWAGTLEGGAAGYAYYLSPDLDALLANFGTILPAAVGQAFFTLSLGMGAMITYASYLGRDDSLPTDGATIVVLNTFVGLLAGLVVFPILFSLGIEPGSGGLGAAFITLAGAFAQLPAGRLLGVVFFVVLLLAALSSAISLLEVVTSYLVDNTDRSRSSLAVALGVAIFLLGVPSALGVPILSWYNAIAYNLLLPLSVFALLVFVGWVDTDDAVAELRRGTGLSENGAVAWLLFVRTLVPLGVLVTLLLGLQTLAVKAGLLAAPLV